In a single window of the Elaeis guineensis isolate ETL-2024a chromosome 6, EG11, whole genome shotgun sequence genome:
- the LOC105047021 gene encoding bifunctional nuclease 2 isoform X2: MGILEGPVICRPSVHHAKQARVSAPVINTLLTKTSYFRSGFWGSKTRCRSVITVGARSIQPCKRKGWPIHCSFSSSSDGNGSMAGNFNENDEDYVNSSVIEAVEVRSGSDGFMIKMRDGTHLRCVHNNPQGGSLPDYAPHPAIVLKMEDGSDLLLPIIVLEMPSVLLMAAVRNVHIARPTVYDVVKEMIKKMGYVVELVRVTKRVNEAYFARLYLAKVGNEKEIISFDLRPSDAINMAVRFKVPIQVNRHLAYNDGMRVVEPTKLAVQASQSEGMLFTELDRPDGQPCLEATEFGLVRNMLIAAVEERYRDAAQWRDKLFQLRSKRRNWT; encoded by the exons ATGGGAATTCTGGAGGGACCAGTTATTTGCCGTCCTTCTGTTCATCATGCTAAGCAAGCAAGAGTTTCTGCTCCCGTAATTAACACTTTATTAACAAAGACTAGTTACTTTAGAAGTGGATTTTGGGGGTCTAAAACTAGATGCAGAAGCGTAATTACAGTCGGTGCCCGTTCCATTCAACCTTGTAAAAGGAAAGGTTGGCCCATTCATTGTAGTTTCAGTTCATCTTCTGATGGTAATGGCAGCATGGCTGGAAACTTcaatgaaaatgatgaagattaTGTGAACTCCAGTGTGATTGAAGCAG TTGAGGTGAGAAGTGGATCAGATGGATTCATGATAAAGATGCGTGATGGTACGCATTTGAGATGTGTTCACAATAACCCTCAAGGAGGAAGCTTGCCAGACTATGCGCCGCATCCTGCTATTGTACTAAAGATGGAAGATGGAAGTGATCTTCTGCTTCCTATCATTGTCT TGGAGATGCCAAGTGTGTTGTTAATGGCTGCAGTTCGGAATGTCCATATT GCTAGGCCAACTGTATATGACGTAGTGAAGGAGATGATTAAAAAGATGGGATATGTG GTTGAACTTGTTCGAGTTACCAAAAGAGTGAACGAGGCATACTTTGCTCGGTTGTACCTTGCAAAG GTTGGGAATGAAAAAGAGATCATCAGCTTTGATCTTCGACCTTCAGATGCCATTAATATGGCTGTGCGGTTCAAG GTGCCTATACAAGTCAATAGACATCTTGCATACAATGATGGGATGCGAGTGGTTGAACCGACTAAGCTGGCAGTGCAGGCTTCTCAGTCAGAGGGAATGCTATTCACAGAACTTGACAG GCCTGATGGTCAGCCTTGTTTGGAAGCAACGGAGTTTGGTTTGGTGCGTAACATGTTGATTGCTGCTGTTGAGGAAAGATACAGAGACGCTG CTCAATGGAGGGACAAGCTTTTTCAGCTGCGATCCAAGAGAAGGAACTGGACATGA
- the LOC105047021 gene encoding bifunctional nuclease 2 isoform X1: MRGSEMGILEGPVICRPSVHHAKQARVSAPVINTLLTKTSYFRSGFWGSKTRCRSVITVGARSIQPCKRKGWPIHCSFSSSSDGNGSMAGNFNENDEDYVNSSVIEAVEVRSGSDGFMIKMRDGTHLRCVHNNPQGGSLPDYAPHPAIVLKMEDGSDLLLPIIVLEMPSVLLMAAVRNVHIARPTVYDVVKEMIKKMGYVVELVRVTKRVNEAYFARLYLAKVGNEKEIISFDLRPSDAINMAVRFKVPIQVNRHLAYNDGMRVVEPTKLAVQASQSEGMLFTELDRPDGQPCLEATEFGLVRNMLIAAVEERYRDAAQWRDKLFQLRSKRRNWT; encoded by the exons ATGAG AGGAAGCGAGATGGGAATTCTGGAGGGACCAGTTATTTGCCGTCCTTCTGTTCATCATGCTAAGCAAGCAAGAGTTTCTGCTCCCGTAATTAACACTTTATTAACAAAGACTAGTTACTTTAGAAGTGGATTTTGGGGGTCTAAAACTAGATGCAGAAGCGTAATTACAGTCGGTGCCCGTTCCATTCAACCTTGTAAAAGGAAAGGTTGGCCCATTCATTGTAGTTTCAGTTCATCTTCTGATGGTAATGGCAGCATGGCTGGAAACTTcaatgaaaatgatgaagattaTGTGAACTCCAGTGTGATTGAAGCAG TTGAGGTGAGAAGTGGATCAGATGGATTCATGATAAAGATGCGTGATGGTACGCATTTGAGATGTGTTCACAATAACCCTCAAGGAGGAAGCTTGCCAGACTATGCGCCGCATCCTGCTATTGTACTAAAGATGGAAGATGGAAGTGATCTTCTGCTTCCTATCATTGTCT TGGAGATGCCAAGTGTGTTGTTAATGGCTGCAGTTCGGAATGTCCATATT GCTAGGCCAACTGTATATGACGTAGTGAAGGAGATGATTAAAAAGATGGGATATGTG GTTGAACTTGTTCGAGTTACCAAAAGAGTGAACGAGGCATACTTTGCTCGGTTGTACCTTGCAAAG GTTGGGAATGAAAAAGAGATCATCAGCTTTGATCTTCGACCTTCAGATGCCATTAATATGGCTGTGCGGTTCAAG GTGCCTATACAAGTCAATAGACATCTTGCATACAATGATGGGATGCGAGTGGTTGAACCGACTAAGCTGGCAGTGCAGGCTTCTCAGTCAGAGGGAATGCTATTCACAGAACTTGACAG GCCTGATGGTCAGCCTTGTTTGGAAGCAACGGAGTTTGGTTTGGTGCGTAACATGTTGATTGCTGCTGTTGAGGAAAGATACAGAGACGCTG CTCAATGGAGGGACAAGCTTTTTCAGCTGCGATCCAAGAGAAGGAACTGGACATGA